In bacterium, one DNA window encodes the following:
- a CDS encoding FtsX-like permease family protein yields the protein MRLILKIAWRNIFRHKGKSIIIGVILFLGALIMTIGNGVISGMERGLQDNIINGFTGDIVIISDKQESDNALFTLMGKAIEPVNNFLKIKEVLLKQDYVKKFLPAGRNMALILNEEGGAPGFAFLIGVDFAKYQDMFPGNMRPIEGRMPENGERGVIVPSGSRKMFYDYTNLWFIPVNEKFNVENFRKELKNEKEDTTGLVIKNNIVFLGANEKNTSLDVRLDIKGIVKFKGLDNIFGHFNIVDIESYRECLGYFTADDLAAEIPEEKKNILESDNLDDFFNDEAAVISNAGANSRSPLQEVKLTPVKQDIAEKKVDIEAGTYNVIFVKLKKGVSINQGLKKINNELKSANLGVRAVSWKKAFGLIGSMATVIKGALFGFVMLLFIVAIIIIVNTLSMAALERTSEIGMMRAVGARKGFISGMFVAETGILSFVCGGAGILLGIIIVKLIPMLNITSSNDMVQILYGGNRFTPYLNIPDMFLTVVQLTIVTLIAVIYPVKVAKGITPLDAIVRD from the coding sequence ATGAGACTAATTTTAAAAATCGCCTGGCGGAACATCTTTCGCCATAAAGGCAAAAGCATAATAATCGGTGTTATATTGTTTTTGGGCGCCCTGATAATGACTATAGGGAACGGCGTAATATCGGGCATGGAAAGGGGGCTTCAGGACAATATAATAAACGGATTCACAGGTGATATTGTAATCATTTCCGACAAGCAGGAGAGCGATAACGCGCTTTTTACGCTTATGGGAAAGGCGATTGAACCGGTCAATAATTTTCTTAAAATAAAGGAAGTACTGCTTAAACAGGATTATGTGAAAAAATTTCTTCCCGCCGGGAGGAACATGGCTTTGATTTTAAACGAAGAGGGCGGGGCGCCGGGATTCGCGTTTTTAATCGGAGTGGATTTCGCGAAATATCAGGATATGTTCCCTGGCAATATGAGGCCTATTGAAGGAAGAATGCCTGAAAACGGCGAACGGGGCGTGATTGTTCCGAGCGGTTCAAGGAAAATGTTTTATGACTACACGAATTTATGGTTTATACCTGTCAATGAAAAGTTTAATGTCGAGAATTTCAGGAAAGAGCTGAAAAATGAAAAAGAGGACACGACCGGCCTTGTTATTAAAAATAATATAGTTTTTCTTGGCGCGAACGAGAAAAACACTTCGCTGGATGTCCGGCTTGACATAAAAGGTATTGTGAAATTTAAGGGCCTGGATAATATTTTCGGGCATTTTAACATTGTTGATATTGAATCATACAGGGAATGCCTCGGTTATTTTACCGCTGATGACCTTGCGGCTGAAATACCTGAAGAGAAGAAAAATATCCTTGAAAGCGATAACCTGGATGATTTTTTTAATGATGAGGCGGCTGTGATTTCCAATGCAGGGGCGAACAGCCGTTCGCCCTTACAAGAGGTTAAATTAACGCCGGTTAAACAGGATATAGCGGAAAAGAAGGTTGATATCGAAGCCGGCACATACAATGTGATTTTTGTTAAACTGAAAAAAGGCGTTTCGATCAATCAGGGCCTTAAAAAAATAAACAATGAACTTAAATCCGCGAACCTTGGCGTCCGGGCGGTGTCCTGGAAAAAGGCCTTCGGGCTTATCGGGAGCATGGCAACGGTGATTAAGGGCGCTCTATTCGGTTTTGTCATGCTTTTGTTTATTGTCGCGATAATAATAATAGTAAATACCTTAAGCATGGCCGCGCTTGAAAGGACGTCGGAAATAGGAATGATGCGCGCGGTAGGCGCGCGAAAAGGCTTCATAAGCGGCATGTTTGTGGCTGAAACCGGTATTCTTTCGTTTGTTTGCGGAGGAGCGGGGATATTGCTTGGAATAATTATAGTCAAACTTATCCCGATGCTGAATATAACTTCAAGCAATGATATGGTCCAGATTCTATACGGAGGCAACAGGTTTACGCCGTATTTGAATATACCTGATATGTTTTTGACCGTTGTCCAGCTTACAATAGTTACCCTGATAGCAGTGATTTATCCGGTCAAGGTGGCAAAAGGGATTACGCCGCTGGACGCGATTGTGAGAGATTAA
- a CDS encoding ABC transporter ATP-binding protein — translation MIEINNLTKDYPLGTTTVHALRGVDFNVTEGEFISVVGPSGSGKTTLLNVIGCIDFATKGDVKIGGVDIHGLNDKQITDLRLNKIGFIFQTFNLIPVLDVAENVEFPLLLMKKFSKDEVRKRAQKLIDEVGLKDYIKHRPAELSGGQRQRVAIARALVTNPDIVLADEPTANLDSVTGASILELMREMNRVEKTTFVFSTHDANVLKYAQRIVKIKDGQIVA, via the coding sequence ATGATAGAAATTAATAACTTGACAAAAGATTACCCGTTAGGAACTACGACAGTCCATGCCCTTCGAGGTGTTGATTTTAATGTGACGGAAGGCGAGTTCATCAGTGTCGTTGGGCCGTCAGGCAGCGGGAAAACCACGCTTTTAAATGTTATAGGATGTATTGATTTCGCGACTAAAGGAGATGTTAAAATCGGGGGCGTTGACATCCATGGGTTAAATGATAAACAAATCACAGATTTGAGATTAAATAAAATAGGTTTTATTTTCCAGACGTTCAACCTCATCCCTGTGCTTGATGTGGCTGAAAACGTGGAATTTCCGCTTCTTCTGATGAAAAAATTCTCAAAGGATGAAGTGAGAAAGCGGGCGCAAAAATTGATAGACGAAGTAGGATTGAAGGATTATATAAAACACAGGCCCGCGGAACTTTCGGGCGGGCAGAGGCAGAGGGTGGCTATCGCGCGCGCGCTTGTCACAAATCCGGATATTGTTTTGGCGGATGAACCGACTGCTAACCTTGATTCGGTCACGGGCGCATCGATACTTGAACTGATGAGGGAGATGAACCGCGTCGAGAAAACAACGTTTGTTTTTTCGACCCATGACGCGAACGTTCTAAAATACGCGCAGAGGATAGTGAAAATTAAAGACGGACAAATAGTAGCATAG
- a CDS encoding TetR/AcrR family transcriptional regulator has protein sequence MGINERKQREKEQRRTQIIKAGEKLFLKKGLENTTMDEIARSCELSKGTLYLYFKSKEELYLTIMLKAMNILYEMMKDNSEKIPPSPEKFRAIGEAYLEYYKKYPNYFKIITRFVDHNLLADKPEIREVLGEIFKANNQVWELITKIIIEGMERGFFKKTVNPMDLAIIMWTSSNGMLQFMDHLKNEEHHQEDGDFMPFRLNCEDMVKKTWELIMDGVINSK, from the coding sequence ATGGGAATAAATGAAAGAAAACAAAGAGAAAAAGAACAGCGGAGAACGCAGATAATCAAAGCGGGCGAAAAGCTTTTTCTTAAAAAAGGCCTTGAAAATACCACAATGGACGAGATAGCGCGTTCATGTGAGCTGAGCAAGGGGACGCTTTACCTTTATTTCAAAAGCAAGGAAGAGCTTTATCTTACGATAATGCTTAAGGCTATGAATATCCTGTATGAAATGATGAAGGATAATTCGGAAAAGATACCGCCTTCTCCTGAAAAATTCAGGGCGATAGGCGAGGCATACCTTGAATATTACAAAAAATACCCGAATTATTTTAAGATCATAACACGTTTTGTCGACCACAACCTGCTCGCGGATAAACCGGAAATCAGGGAGGTTCTTGGGGAGATATTTAAAGCTAACAACCAGGTATGGGAATTGATAACAAAAATAATCATTGAAGGCATGGAAAGAGGGTTTTTTAAGAAAACGGTTAATCCCATGGATCTCGCGATAATAATGTGGACGTCATCAAACGGGATGCTCCAGTTTATGGACCATTTAAAAAACGAGGAACACCATCAGGAAGACGGGGATTTCATGCCGTTTAGATTAAACTGCGAGGATATGGTTAAAAAGACATGGGAACTGATAATGGATGGAGTAATAAATTCAAAATAA
- a CDS encoding carboxypeptidase-like regulatory domain-containing protein, whose amino-acid sequence MKIKNHEAFLLSIIIFLFSGSISCNYLISGGDTAVDLSNTGNVEGIVKDVSTGNAVAGVTVKVDDISAMTGVNGIYSIKNAGAGDRLITAEKTGYQFYSNTVKVAKGSTTAHNIKMLSKTDHFAKRLYGLIASGDLCPL is encoded by the coding sequence ATGAAAATAAAAAATCATGAAGCGTTTTTACTTTCCATAATAATATTCTTGTTTTCAGGAAGCATCAGCTGTAATTATTTAATATCAGGGGGAGATACTGCTGTTGATCTTAGCAATACAGGCAATGTTGAAGGCATTGTGAAAGATGTGTCAACAGGCAATGCCGTTGCCGGGGTTACAGTTAAGGTGGATGATATTTCTGCTATGACTGGAGTAAACGGTATATACAGTATTAAAAATGCGGGTGCCGGCGACAGGCTTATAACCGCGGAAAAAACCGGCTATCAATTTTATTCAAACACGGTAAAAGTCGCCAAAGGCAGTACAACAGCGCATAACATAAAGATGCTTTCCAAAACGGATCACTTCGCGAAGCGATTATATGGGTTAATCGCTTCAGGCGATTTGTGTCCATTATGA